One region of Wyeomyia smithii strain HCP4-BCI-WySm-NY-G18 chromosome 3, ASM2978416v1, whole genome shotgun sequence genomic DNA includes:
- the LOC129728325 gene encoding uncharacterized protein LOC129728325, translating to MRFHLKLTQEKKLQENELLWNQRLRISSSSTFAFVTYQRGRKYECEVIVTLHGPRGKVETFAFLDDGSSLTLIEESIAEELGVDGVKAPLCLLWTANVTRVESESKQMSLVISGAGGRKHKLNEVQTVKELSLPKQTLSFENLAARYTYLKGIPVSSYVEAVPKILVGVNNLNLMVPLKIKEGLTREPVAAKTRLGWCIYGGKGSAVWRSSVNCHMCEHDLVRDFLTTDEAVVQPVVLPISEEEKRANQILVDTTIRRGNHYETDIKEMFHQIFIRKEDRHSQRFLWRDDSTNAPDIYLMDVMTFGSTCSPACAQFIKNKNAEEFKDLYPRAVEGIVQNHYVDDSLESYESFEEAIRVSQEMSHIHLSGGFELSNWLSNSSEVLHRLGEGVSVEDKQLASDKSKNYERVLGLLWLTHEDCFGFSTAMTQEIDRLMQSDEPPTKRQMLKCLMSLFDSLGLLCLFVVHGKILLQDVWRAGIQWDEKVGDDLQRRWKNWTNLFEHIKTLRIPRCYFPGATSERYRDLQLHIFVDASESAYCAAAYFRTLNADNIPEHVLVTAKTKVAPLKTQSVPRLELNAVVLGARLMQFVEESHTVNITKKVLWSDSATVLSWLRSDHRRYRQFVPRKIGELLTVTDVENWRWVPSKQNPADIATKWGKGPDLTAESVWFKGPAFLQLPEAECPIQQSLTPPTEEELRPCYAHKSTKIPQRLVKQERFSRLTRAIRSVAYVYRAIVNFKHLIKGQERSVEPLTMEELQKAEQLLIRETQWQCFPEEMMILNLNRMSSTKQQVPLEKDSKLYQLCPILDENGVLRSDGRIEAAPNAGMELKFPIILPRVHTFTSLLLDEYHRKYLHGNSETIVNEIRQRYHIPRLRVAVNSAAKACQWCRVYKVTPKVPRMAPLPLARMASFVRPFTHVGLDFFGPLTVKIGRRNEKRWVALFTCLTIRAVHLEIAHNLTTDSCVKCIRRFICRRGSPSEFYSDNGTNFRGAAKLLREQYEQLAVTFTGTSTKWIFNPPSAPHICGAWERMVRSVKAAVEMACNNNRKLNDESLETFMVEAEAIVNSRPLTYLPIAAEKYEALTPNHFLLGNSNGVRQPIAKTTPLAKTLRSSWKQIQYHLDVFWRRWIREYLPTLTRRPKWCGDTKPIAEGDLVFIVGEGTRNEWIRGRIVETFKGVDGRIRQAMIQTSRGLVRRPVAKLAMLEVDRGGKTEPGGQCYGGENVDTGNTHG from the exons atgaggtttcaccttaagctCACACAGGAGAAGAAGTTGCAGGAAAATGAGCTGCTGTGGAACCAACGGCTGCGAATTTCGTCATCATCCACTTTTGCATTCGTCACGTACCAACGCGGGCGCAAGTACGAGTGCGAAGTCATTG TGACTTTACACGGGCCTAGAGGAAAGGTAGAGACCTTCGCTTTCCTTGACGATGGATCATCTTTGACCTTAATTGAGGAAAGTATTGCCGAGGAGCTTGGTGTTGATGGTGTAAAAGCCCCTTTGTGTTTGCTATGGACGGCGAACGTAACCAGAGTTGAAAGTGAATCAAAACAAATGTCGCTAGTTATATCCGGTGCCGGGGGGAGAAAGCATAAGTTGAATGAGGTTCAAACCGTAAAAGAGTTGTCGCTACCAAAACAAACACTGTCATTCGAAAACCTTGCTGCGCGATATACATACCTCAAAGGGATCCCAGTCTCGAGCTACGTCGAGGCCGTACCAAAGATTCTTGTTGGGGTGAACAACCTAAATCTAATGGTTCCACTGAAGATAAAAGAAGGATTAACTCGCGAACCAGTTGCGGCAAAAACGAGACTGGGTTGGTGTATCTATGGCGGAAAAGGTTCTGCTGTTTGGAGATCCTCAGTCAACTGCCATATGTGTGAACACGATCTGGTTAGGGATTTTCTAACCACTGATGAAGCCGTAGTTCAACCGGTCGTGCTGCCTATATCAGAGGAAGAGAAGCGCGCTAACCAAATATTGGTAGATACAACGATTCGCAGAGGAAACCACTACGAGACAG ACATCAAGGAGATGTTTCACCAAATTTTCATACGCAAAGAAGACCGACACTCGCAGAGATTTCTCTGGCGTGACGATTCGACCAATGCCCCAGATATCTATCTCATGGATGTCATGACTTTCGGGTCAACGTGTTCTCCTGCGTgtgcacagttcattaaaaacaagaaCGCTGAAGAATTTAAAGACCTTTACCCGCGAGCTGTCGAAGGCATTGTGCAAAATCACTATGTTGATGATTCACTTGAAAGTTATGAGTCATTTGAGGAGGCGATCAGGGTGTCTCAAGAAATGAGTCACATTCATCTGAGTGGTGGGTTCGAGTTGAGTAATTGGTTGTCAAACAGTAGCGAGGTCCTCCATCGTTTGGGAGAAGGAGTGTCTGTAGAAGACAAACAATTGGCATCAGACAAGTCAAAGAACTACGAGCGCGTACTCGGACTTTTGTGGCTGACACACGAGGATTGCTTTGGGTTTTCTACGGCGATGACACAAGAAATCGATCGATTAATGCAAAGCGACGAACCTCCTACCAAAAGACAAATGTTAAAGTGTCTTATGTCGCTTTTTGATTCCCTAGGTCTGTTGTGTCTCTTTGTGGTGCACGGAAAGATTCTGCTACAAGACGTGTGGAGAGCTGGCATTCAGTGGGATGAGAAGGTCGGTGATGACTTGCAGAGAAGATGGAAAAATTGGACGAATCTGTTCGAACACATTAAAACACTCAGAATTCCGCGCTGTTATTTTCCGGGTGCCACAAGTGAACGCTACAGGGATCTTCAGCTACATATTTTTGTAGACGCTAGTGAGTCTGCATACTGTGCAGCAGCATATTTTCGGACGCTAAACGCCGATAACATTCCTGAGCACGTGTTGGTCACCGCAAAGACTAAGGTCGCGCCACTGAAGACGCAGTCAGTGCCTCGTTTAGAGTTGAATGCAGTTGTGTTAGGAGCACGTTTGATGCAGTTCGTCGAAGAAAGTCACACTGTAAACATAACAAAGAAAGTGTTGTGGAGCGATTCGGCTACGGTTCTCTCCTGGTTGCGGTCTGATCATCGTAGATACAGACAGTTCGTCCCCCGTAAAATAGGGGAATTACTCACCGTTACTGATGTGGAAAACTGGCGGTGGGTTCCGTCTAAGCAGAATCCCGCCGACATTGCCACAAAGTGGGGAAAAGGACCCGATTTAACAGCCGAAAGTGTTTGGTTCAAGGGTCCGGCCTTTTTACAATTGCCTGAAGCAGAGTGTCCGATTCAACAATCTCTGACACCACCAACAGAAGAAGAACTTCGTCCTTGCTATGCGCATAAATCGACGAAAATTCCGCAACGATTAGTAAAACAAGAAAGATTTTCTCGATTAACCCGGGCTATTCGCTCAGTCGCATATGTGTATCGAGCCATTGTAAATTTTAAGCATTTGATTAAAGGGCAGGAACGGTCTGTTGAGCCACTAACGATGGAAGAGCTACAGAAGGCCGAACAACTACTTATTCGGGAAACGCAGTGGCAATGCTTCCCGGAAGAAATGATGATATTGAACCTTAATCGTATGAGTTCAACAAAACAGCAGGTACCTTTAGAAAAGGACAGCAAACTGTACCAGCTCTGTCCCATTCTTGATGAGAACGGCGTTCTTCGTAGTGATGGCAGAATCGAAGCAGCACCAAATGCGGGAATGGAACTGAAATTCCCAATCATTCTCCCAAGGGTACATACCTTTACCTCTCTGTTGCTGGACGAATATCACCGTAAATACTTGCACGGCAACTCTGAGACTATAGTTAATGAGATTCGCCAACGGTATCACATCCCAAGGCTTAGGGTAGCAGTCAACAGCGCCGCAAAAGCGTGTCAATGGTGCCGAGTCTATAAGGTAACACCGAAGGTGCCGCGTATGGCCCCGCTACCGCTTGCAAGAATGGCATCGTTTGTAAGACCATTCACACATGTAGGTCTGGACTTTTTTGGACCCCTGACGGTGAAAATTGGCAGACGCAATGAAAAACGATGGGTAGCATTGTTCACGTGCCTAACAATACGGGCAGTGCACTTAGAGATAGCCCACAACTTGACGACTGACTCCTGCGTAAAATGTATTCGGCGTTTCATTTGCCGCCGAGGTTCCCCGTCTGAGTTTTACTCAGACAATGGTACAAACTTTAGGGGAGCCGCAAAACTACTTCGAGAGCAGTATGAACAGCTAGCCGTAACATTCACAGGCACATCAACCAAATGGATTTTTAATCCTCCCAGCGCCCCGCACATTTGTGGTGCGTGGGAGCGCATGGTACGCTCTGTTAAAGCTGCTGTTGAGATGGCGTGTAACAACAACCGCAAACTGAATGACGAGTCGCTGGAAACCTTTATGGTAGAAGCCGAGGCAATCGTTAACAGCCGGCCTCTGACGTACTTACCGATTGCAGCAGAGAAGTACGAGGCCCTCACACCAAATCATTTCCTTTTGGGAAACTCAAACGGTGTTCGTCAACCGATAGCAAAAACAACACCGCTAGCCAAAACTTTGCGATCATCCTGGAAGCAAATACAATAtcatcttgacgtgttctggcGAAGGTGGATTAGGGAGTATTTGCCAACGCTTACTCGGCGGCCGAAATGGTGTGGCGATACAAAACCGATAGCAGAAGGCGACCTGGTTTTCATAGTCGGCGAGGGCACAAGGAACGAGTGGATAAGAGGTCGCATAGTTGAAACCTTCAAAGGGGTAGATGGGCGAATCCGTCAAGCAATGATACAAACTTCGAGGGGGCTAGTGCGCAGGCCGGTGGCAAAATTGGCAATGTTAGAGGTAGATAGAGGTGGTAAAACTGAACCTGGTGGCCAGTGTTACGGGGGAGAGAATGTTGATACTGGCAACACTCACGGTTAG